The region AACTAAAGGCGTACCCACGTATTAAGTCATATTCACATCTATGCGATGGCCTCGGCCCGGCAGGAGAAATGTAAGTCCAATATTGAGACCACAAGGAGGTAGATGGAGGGCGGAACATTTCTATTCTGTGTGTGGTGCGTGTGTGTATGATATTTTCTAAAACTGGAGAGCTGGGAATACTCAGTTGTTAACTATCTCTTTCTACCATAGTCTCAGAGGAAAAGTGATTTTCCATGTACGTGTATGTATATTACGAAAAAAAGAAGACTTAGGAATCTGGCATATCTGGGTCCTAAGGAACCTGGCTCAGCATTTGGGAATTGCTTTAGGAATTATTTTATCCCAAATCATAGTCTAGGACTCCTGACAGTGTAATTTTTTAtagataaaataaagattatgtaGCTCTCAAAACTTTTGAACTTTCAGAATTAAATCCCTTGGGGAGACAGACCTGTCTTCTACCTTTTTCAAAACTTAGTGCAATGTCATGCACaaaactgaaactgaaaaaaattttttgaagaaaaattaaataatgttggTATGcaaacaattaacttttatatgtGACCTTGTATTTAGTGTTCATAATAAATTTACTTATGAAGTAATTTTTGTATAGATTGTTTTGGATTATCTAAATATATGCCATCTCATTGTAAATGAAGAattttttgcttcttcctttgcctttttttttattctcattgTCTTGGCTAGAATATCCCTCCTGCCCAATGTTTAACAGGAGGTACACCCTGAAATGATGGTTTGAGATGTTCAGGAAAGTGTAATTCACTGCTGAGAAAATAATCCTGGGTTAGCATCAAATAACTCACTACTGTGTAAGATATTGGCTCTTGAGTTTTACAGATGcttttttccagctctcttaagatctaattgacatataacactatgTAAGTTTAATGTATTCAGTGGGATGGTTTgatgtatatactgcaaaatgggTATCACAATAAGTTAGTTAATGCATCTTTCACcccacataattaccattttgttgTTTCTACAGTGAGGACATTATAGCTCTACTCTCATAGCAACCTTTGAGTACACAATGCagcattaactatagtcaccatgctgtacattagaggcccaagaatttattcatcttataattgCAAGTTTGTACCATTTAACCAACATCTCTCAATTTTCCCCACCATTCTGACCCTGGAAAACACCACTCTACTCcctatttctatgagtttgatgtttttgatgccacatataagtgaaatcacacagtatttttttttctctttgacttatttcattagCATAATGACCTCAAGGGCCATcagtgttgtcacaaatggtaagatttccttctttttaaagatgaataatatttcattgtatatatatattttttctttatctattaatCCATCTATGGACATCtttagttgtttccatgtcttgacctattgtgaaaaatgctgcaatgaacatggtaGCAAATACATCTCTTCAAGAGGTGATTTCATCTTCTTTTGATATGTACCCAAACTtaagattgctagatcatatgatattatactttcaattttttgagaaacatctatatcattttccacagtggctgtatcaatttacattcctaccaacaccAGTGCACcagggttcacttttctccacagcctcaacagcatttattatctcacataatttaatttaatcaaCTATAATCCAGTGGACACATGTGGTAGGGCTTCTTGGAAGAAGGGAAATTATATGAGGAGGTAggagaattagtattgttaaaatacaGTCCATCATTTGGAAGTGGTCAAAGGGTCATTGGGAAGTTCAAGTCTTTGAGCATGAGCTCCCCACATTCCTTGGACCTGCAATAAATGGTGGTGAAGTGTCACCTTGTGGTgaagtgtcagtagattggctttgctgcacATCTGGCAAGAAGATCCCAGTTCAGTTCAGTGACAAGACTACCTTTGAAAAAGACTGCACACTTTGACAgaaaatgtgtttatattttaGTACTGAAAATGCCTACCAAACAGTCAAGCTAAAGCTAACACTTCCACAGAGATGGATTAAGAGGTGAATGAATAATCAAAGTATGAGAAAAACAACTGACTAAAAGcacttttaaaatgttcaaaatcaCTACAGTGAAGTTAGTTTTAAGTCAGGTTAACATACCAAAGAGATAGTATTCTCACCAGTTCAGCTGGGGAAAAGAGAGTAAACATACACTAACTAGTACTCATAGAGGGACAGTCCACTAACTGTGTGTGGCAGGGAAAGTCAGTACAAGTTTTATGGAGATGATTTTTTCCAACATTTATCAACATAATTGAGTTGTCCGTGCCTTTTGATCCCACAAACTTCAATTCTATTTCTGATTATCTTAAGAGAGGAAAAATTCGTAGTACAAGTAGAGTTGATTAGGATATCCATAGAAGAATTATCTTTGATagtaaaaattagaaacaatttaaatattCAAGGACAATGAAATGCTTGATTAATTTTGTTGCAGCTATTGGGTGGAAAGATAGTTTAACTCTTGAAAATTTCAATTTCAGGGCATACAGAACATgagaaaatgtacataaaatagtGTTAAGTAGGGAAAACAGTTAAGTATGTGCAAAACTTCATATAGTCTGAAGTTTATATAAAAACAGagtattatacataataattataaaatgatagGACcaatagagaaaactttttagaGAGCTTCACTGCAATTACTGGTGATTTTTCCAAGTTTTTATTATACTATAGTTTTagattttctatattaaaaatgtatttattttgtaataaattttaaatgatgttcATCTCCACCAAGCTTGATGGTCATATTTCTCACTTGGGAAAAGCATTAAACTTAatgtgtttttgtctttgttgtttctttttctacttaaaagcttctaaatgCCGATCTATTACCACCAGACCCAAAGTTTATTCCCTTTTAAACAGATTCCTCTGAGAGATCTAATTGTGGAGAGTCAATCAGCCTGGGGCATCTTGCTGAAGATTCTCCAGGGAAACCACAAAACCTATGTAAGAAGATGCCAGCCCAGATGTTGAAGAACTCCTGAAGATTCTCAGCCATGAACAGGGATTTGCTTGTGCCTAACGCTGAGGTGAGTTCAGACAATTTTCAAAAATAGCCATTTTGAAAAAAGCAGGGACATTGCTAGCTGAGGAAACGATGGCCTAGAATATGGGCACAAATAATAAAAGATCGAATTAGCAAGAGGCAATggatttctctttccctttcacgTCTTAAAAGTTAAtggctctttttctttctgggtgGCTTCCACTAGACTTAAAAGATGGTGGACACtggggatttttattttaaacttccaTGGTCTAGGACTGTGAGATGATAGTTTCTCCACATGATGACATTTCTGGGGAGATCTGGGAGAACTCTTTCATAGGAAGAGATTGTTTACATGAGATGCAGTCAGCTTTGGGATCAGAGACCATGTGTCTCTGAAACTTGTATtcgtttgtatttcttttgtccATGGTGGCTTCTATGTACTCTGACCAGTAAAAGTAGACACAACAGTGATTTCTAGGATATTTAGGTGACAGGAATCTACACATAATTCATGCCCTCACACTGCTCGTATCTATTGTTCTGCTAAATGGTGGGGGTGTTTAACACTGACTTTGCTTCATGAAGGCTCAGGTTTATGCCAGAGCTTAagcaccattttatttttttcaaatgaaataatttaaccATTTGGAAACTTCAAATTGACTCAAATATCTCTGAGTCTataaatttcttcaaatattattgAATCCTTTCTACTACCCTACAAGAAATAGCAATCCAAAGATACGGTTTTCTTTTGTACTGATTATACTTGTCtagttaaaacaaaaagaaatattgtttaaattgATGCAGTAGACAATCAGTAATCCTTAGAACTGCAAGGGCATCCGGAGTGTACATTTCTATTGAAATAAATAGGGAACtatttttttaagcagaaagTAGAGAagctaagaaagaaaagatgcttgtatcagaatgaattaaaaattttagtaaaatttttacTAAAATTCTATAATACTTGCTAATGATTTAGAAATGGaagtactttatttttcttctaagaacTCCCTTTGAAATTTCAAAGTGTGGAATTGTGATATTGACATCAAACAGTTTGAATGCCAGCCATATTGAATCCTTTCTAATTCAAACACTCACTTATTTACATATCTTTTATTAAGTAACTACAATGTATAATCTTAAGCAATATATATGGAACATTATTGGAAAATTTTACATGGATTACTACCTTTCTTCATAATCTTCAAGACAGGACAAAAGTCCTGCTGAAAAGAATTCATCAAATTACAGCAATCCTCTAAATATATCAGCATGATTTTAATGGCAAGACTCAGGTACAACTAGCATGTGAAGAATCTGAGTAAAGAGAGAAGACACGGCTTATTgaaggaagaaaaccattataGCCCAGTTTACAGCTTTTTATCAAAATGTGGTAGAGTGCAAAAGGTGTGCTTGAAAAGGTGTAGAAAGTAAGGATAGTTACTTAGAAAGTATGCCATGGGACATGGAGTAAAGTAAAACTGCCCTGTTTAATTCTTTTTAGATAATGTAGATCAAAGAGTCTTTTGCTAGAgctgaggggaaaaaacaaaagaacaaaaagctATCCTCATTATCCTAAAAAGATGAATGGTTGTAACTTTTGTGGGTATCATTGTCCAAACCAGTCTCTTTTATTTGGTCTCtagccccacctctttctctcctctgcagAAAGCAATTGCTGACAAAGAATGTAAAATGCCCTCTTCTTGTCAGCCATCATGTCTGGGGCCAATATCTCCAGCCTGAACCCAGAATTCTTTATCTTGAATGGTGTTCCTGGGCTGGAAGCTGCACACATCTGGATCTCCCTGCCATTCTGCTTCATGTACATCGTTGCTGTTGTGGGGAACTGTGGGTTCATCTACTTCATCAgccaggaggaggccctgcaccAGCCCATGTACTACTTTCTGGCCCTGCTCTCCTTCACAGATGTCACCCTGTGCACCACCACCATACCCAATATGCTGTGCATATTCTAGTTCAGCCTCAAGGAGATTGACTTCAATGCCTGCCTGGCTCAGATGTCTTTTGTCCACATGTTGACTGGGATGGAGTCAGGGGTGCTCATGCTCATGGCCCTggaccgctacgtggccatctgctACCCCTTACGCTATGCCACCATCCTCACCAGCCCTGTCATTGCCAAAGCTGGTCTTGCCACTTTCCTGAGGGGTGTGATACTCATCATCCCATTCACGTTCCTTACCAAGCGCCTGCCCTACTGTCGAGGCAACCTCATTCCCCACACCTACTGTGACCACATGTCTGTGGCCAAAGTGTCCTGTGGCAATTTCAAGGTCAATGCTGTCTATGGTCTCTTGGCAGCCCTCCTGATTGGAGGCTTTGATATCTTCTGTATTTCTGTGTCTTACACTATGATCCTGCGGGCAGTGGTGAGCCTGTCATCTGCAGATGCTCGTCACAAAGCTTTCAGCACCTGTACATCACATATCTGTGCCATTGTGATCACCTATGTCCcagcttttttcacttttttcaccCACCGTTTTGGAGGACACAATATCCCTCACCACATACACATCATTGTGGCCAACCTTTACCTGCTACTGCCTCCTACAATGAACCCAATTGTTTATGGCATTAAGACCAAACAGATTCAGGAGGGTATGATCAAATTTTTACTTGGTGACAAGATTGTGTCTCAAgacaaatgaatcataaaatagatacattgcttgggaggtggagggggcaggtaagaataaaaaagaagtttGTAAAACATGTAagtaaatttgtaaaaagaatacaTTTGTAAAGATGTGAGATGTTTGTTAAAAATGGTATTAAAAACATGAGTCCTCTAATATGTAGATTCTGGAACCCTTTTcaagaatatattattaaatgtttCTTCTGTGTAAAGTTTTGCCAAAGAAGATAATGCAGCGTAAAGAAGTAACATACTCATTTCTTAtagattttatgttttacataAGGGTTTATAGATTCATGTCTAGCGTGAACAGACAGGTAACAAAATGAGAGATGCCAGCCTAGTGTCAATGTACGCATTGTGTTTAAGAACAGGAGGCTGTGGTGATGTGGAGCAAGCACGTCCTCTCCATAAAGGACAAATTCTACTCATATCAAAAACATTGCCATAAGGGTAATGTGGGCTTTGTGTTACAGTATTTTCCACTATTTTTTAAGGCAAGCTAAATTTGTATGTTTTGTGAAATCTCCCAATTTTAACTattggttaaatatttttaaatactctttatttcattttagacATGTCTAAGAGTTctgttttttccatttcattagtCTGGGACTCCTGTTTAAAATGCACATAAAATATAGTTGTGATATTATCAGTCAAGCAGGCAAATACATTGATTAAATTGCTAGCATATGTCataattcattcactcatttactcatcatttattttttcagatacttATTTAGGTTATATTATTGGTCATATCTTGGGTTTAATGAAAGAGAAGCAGAATTAAGTATAATCCAGTCCCTGGCCTCAAGGtcctcagaatttagaatctaaCCAAGatcacaaaaggaaataaatattagagaaagaagagagatgaTAAATAGATTCAGTATGAGGGAGCAAAAAGTTAATGGGAAGGAGCTGGGGAAAACATGAATTGTGGACTTATGTAGTTCCAAAGCTTAAATTTTGTGTCTTAATTTCTAGCTACTAGGCTTAGACAAACTAATCTCTTAGCATAATTCCTGACATATACTAACCACTTAATATATTATagctaatattattattattattataacctATAAGTTTCAACTCTGATTCATTTTGAACACCATAGTTCAAGGAGAAATGTTTTCAGTTTCACAGGCAGTACAAAATCAGTTTTATATGGGCAAGTTTTCATTGAGTTCTCACAAACATGTCATCAATATCagtcaacagtttttttttttttcctggacacCTCTCATGCGATTGGCTTACATGTTATTTcctgaaaaatataaatgaatccaAAAACACTAATGAATTTCTAGCCTTAGAAGAAGATATAAAATGCAAtggaatcattattttaaaataacaaggtAAGTgtacaaaaataattattaaaatgaaaactgaatgattATTAATAGCTATTGGAAGTGATAAGGAAAGATTTTACATAAAAGGTAGTATATAAGATAAATCTTGATATGTGTTTAAGTATTTTAAGAGGAAGcagatggaaatttttttttaatgaaacaataTATTCAAACTATTGAGGCTAAACAAAGAATAGGAAGTTTTGGCCTACAAATGTTTTAGGATGATCAGAGGtaaaagagaaaggaggagaagaaaaagacatgGCTACAAGGACAGATAGAAGCCCTATCAGGAGGTGCCCTGTCTGTGTTTTGGCATGATCTCCATGCATGCCAAATACTGCTCTTCAACTTTAAGAGATACTAAGTGTCTCAGAATTACCCTTGAGCCTAAAGTAGCCACAGCCCGATTTGTTTCCTTCCTAGAAAGCTCATTGCTTCTGCATAATCTGTCTCTTAAATCTGGCTCTCCCTCCTTTATCCTCCTCcaactttcttctccttctataGCAACTTCATTTTCTCAGTTTCTACTCACTCCCATGGTTCGCCACCCCAGCTTCCCAGCATTCAAATCATTCTTGTAGAGTGGAGATTCCTCATGTCCTTCCATAGTTACTCTCTTTCAAAAGTTGACTGTTTTTCCCTCACAGAAAAGGGTTtctagaaaaataacaataataataaaacaaccaCCAAAAACAGCATTTCTTTTCCAAGGACTTTTCCAGGGCTTCTATACTCATTTCATCCTAAAAACAATGGAGGATAATACTATTTCATGCCCAGTAGACaagcaaactgaggcacagagagacgaATAACTAAGTGAAAGTCACATAGCCAGAAAGTTATAGAGTATGGATTTAAACCTAGACCATTTGGTtccaaaatcttttattttaatgtgtcAATAAAAACAGTTAATCAATAGTCAATCTAagaaaaactgacacaacactgtaaactgactatatttcaatttaaaaaaatctaaaaaaaaataataatctaagaaagaaatggaaaattttatttgagccaacctAAGGATTATAACCCCTAACCTGGGAGAAGCAAGGCCATAAGTGTGTTCCATAAATCTACTGGGTCCCAGTAGGAGCTACCCAGATTTTTCCTGGTTGTCCCAGTCAATCAGTTCCAAAACAATCACTGGTTCTCAAGGTAATGATACATTGATGTTGTTCATCATATGAGTGCATAAGGCACTCATCTCAATTTCCTAGTGCTATTAGGCTGATTATCGTTAGTCTGATTTAACTGTTCCCAGCATAAGGGTCACTATACTAGAAAGACCATAGCCTGGTGTTAATTATGTAAATTCATCCCATAATTGAGGTAGAGTCCCTCCTAATAATTGGGAAATTATATTCTTTGAAATTTAGCTCTTTGCTCTGATGGAGCATGTGtaactttaaataaaattcatattaacAGCCATGGTCAGAACAAGTATAATTGATTGGCCAAGCGAAGTGGTCCCATCTAATAATATGAATAGCTATTGGCCAGAACAGAACTGtaacttctttcttttaaagtaaaTTCCTAAGGGCCATCCAGTTAGAGCCATGGAAAGGAGAAATCCACCAAGGTAACCTAGGAGTACTGGACTTAGATAATTGGACTGACTTTTGATACTTGCATATGATTGAGCCAATGAAAGAAACATATTTGTTTCAAGCAAAAGTCATCAAGATAACTAGTATACAGGGTGCCATATTGGGTGAGCTGTCTACTTCAGATGCTGTCTTCTTCTCATCCAGGAGTTGCAGTCCATTCAGAATAGGCTTGATATGACCCCTTCCAGGATGGCTGTAAAGAGTCCTTATCTGCTGTCTTTTCTAATGTGCATAATCTTCTAGTTTCAGGTTCTGGGGCTTCTGATCTTCATCTAAAGATAGATTACTGTGATGAGCCATTAAGGCTGCTGGGAACCCTGTGTAAGCAGGGTACAAGGTTGTTTTTCCAAGGGGCTTCATAGTTTCATAAATTTACCTTAGTTTTTTAAGGCTGTTTGATCCTATCTGATTCTACCTATGTTCACAAATATAATATTCCAATCAAAGCCATGGTAATATAACCAATGTTTCCAACTATGTCCTAATATAAGAACAGACTATTATTGAACTCATGCAAATAACTATATTGCCATAAAAATAAGAATGTTCACTAAGAGTTTCCAAATTCTggcaagaacagagagaaaagacaaatgttTCAATTCTGCTTACAAAAGTATAATTTACCAAATTGCTGTAAGTCATAATTAGCTTAAGGGAAAAGATTTTGTTATAtatggaaaacaaagattaaaagccagtaatactccagataaaaacattaaaattataacTATCTTCATCAGTTCATTCAGTCCTATGTTCACTCAGTTCACTCAGTCCTATGTAACTAATTCTTGGTCTtaatcttttaacatttttatcccATTtgataggttgtctttttgttttgttgatggt is a window of Vicugna pacos chromosome 10, VicPac4, whole genome shotgun sequence DNA encoding:
- the LOC102540318 gene encoding LOW QUALITY PROTEIN: olfactory receptor 52N2 (The sequence of the model RefSeq protein was modified relative to this genomic sequence to represent the inferred CDS: substituted 1 base at 1 genomic stop codon), which gives rise to MSGANISSLNPEFFILNGVPGLEAAHIWISLPFCFMYIVAVVGNCGFIYFISQEEALHQPMYYFLALLSFTDVTLCTTTIPNMLCIFXFSLKEIDFNACLAQMSFVHMLTGMESGVLMLMALDRYVAICYPLRYATILTSPVIAKAGLATFLRGVILIIPFTFLTKRLPYCRGNLIPHTYCDHMSVAKVSCGNFKVNAVYGLLAALLIGGFDIFCISVSYTMILRAVVSLSSADARHKAFSTCTSHICAIVITYVPAFFTFFTHRFGGHNIPHHIHIIVANLYLLLPPTMNPIVYGIKTKQIQEGMIKFLLGDKIVSQDK